A window of Scomber scombrus chromosome 23, fScoSco1.1, whole genome shotgun sequence contains these coding sequences:
- the LOC134006312 gene encoding uncharacterized protein LOC134006312, translating to MICRILLLISLTSCVSGTFVVNVTQTSYQAEENHNITLEWMFTTKPDSSSTSLNIYCELFTDHNDPVLYHVHEGVEVPESQDEQFAGRVQCDNDALREGRIRLHVSRLRTEDSGLYICEVKTNDGWGSDRCHLNVTAAVDQPEPQKPTERPQPESRDRIGFYVGLTVAGLAVCAGLCFVFILCFNPGGREHAVEHETYSTNRPLRSSHLSMLAELRSWRKKNRGLFCSGPSALDQPVRGC from the exons ATGATCTGCAGGATCCTTCTGCTCATCAGCCTGACCTCCTGTGTCTCTG GAACATTTGTAGTGAACGTGACACAGACCTCCTATCAGGCAGAGGAGAACCACAACATCACACTGGAATGGATGTTTACAACCAAACCTGACAGTTCCTCCACCTCACTGAATATCTACTGTGAACTGTTCACTGATCACAATGACCCAGTCCTGTATCATGTACATGAGGGTGTTGAGGTCCCAGAGTCTCAGGATGAACAGTTTGCAGGACGAGTTCAGTGTGACAACGACGCTCTCAGAGAAGGACGaatcagacttcatgtgtccaGACTCAGGACTGAAGACTCGGGTCTGTACATATGtgaagtgaaaacaaatgatGGTTGGGGCTCTGACAGATGCCACCTCAATGTCACTG CAGCTGTTGATCAGCCAGAACCTCAGAAACCTACTGAGAGACCACAACCAGAGAGTCGGGACAGGATCGGCTTCTATGTTGGACTGACAGTAGCTGGACTCGCTGTCTGTGCTGGACTCTGCTTTGTCTTCATACTTTGTTTTAATCCTGGTGGGAGAGAACATGCAGTGGAACATGA AACCTACAGCACCAACAGACCCCTCAGATCCTCCCACCTCAGCATGTTGGCAGAGCTCCGTTCATGGAGGAAAAAGAATAGGGGCCTTTTCTGTAGCGGCCCCTCAGCTCTGGATCAGCCTGTCAGAGGCTGTTAG
- the LOC134006313 gene encoding V-set and immunoglobulin domain-containing protein 1-like: protein MAVDWEKMICRILLLISLNSCVSGTFEVNVTQTSYQAEENHNITLEWMFTTKPDSSSTSLNIYCEMFTDHNDPVLYHVHEGVEAPESQDEQFAGRVQSDKDALREGRIRLHVSRLRTEDSGLYICDVKTDDGVSSDRCLLNVTAAVDQPEPQKPTERPQPESRVRISLYVGLTAARLAVCAGLCFVFRLSSNAGGREHAVEHELDKISAAV, encoded by the exons ATGGCGGTTGATTG GGAGAAGATGATCTGCAGGATCCTTCTGCTCATCAGCCTGAACTCCTGTGTCTCTG GAACATTTGAAGTGAACGTGACACAGACCTCCTACCAGGCAGAGGAGAACCACAACATCACACTGGAATGGATGTTTACAACCAAACCTGACAGTTCCTCCACCTCACTGAACATCTACTGTGAAATGTTCACTGATCACAATGACCCAGTCCTGTATCATGTACATGAGGGTGTTGAGGCCCCAGAGTCTCAGGATGAACAGTTTGCAGGACGAGTTCAGAGTGACAAAGACGCCCTCAGAGAAGGACGaatcagacttcatgtgtccaGACTCAGGACTGAAGACTCGGGTCTGTACAtatgtgatgtgaaaacagaTGATGGTGTGAGTTCTGACAGATGCCTCCTCAATGTCACTG CAGCTGTTGATCAGCCAGAACCTCAGAAACCTACTGAGAGACCACAACCAGAGAGTCGAGTAAGGATCAGCCTCTACGTTGGACTGACAGCAGCTAGACTCGCTGTCTGTGCTGGACTCTGCTTTGTCTTCAGACTTTCTTCTAATGCTGGTGGGAGAGAACATGCAGTGGAACATGAGTTAGACAAAATCAGTGCAGCAGTATAG
- the LOC134005933 gene encoding uncharacterized protein LOC134005933 isoform X1: MEETREIEGQHDLDPRRSDLLCLREKMICRILLLISLTSCVSGIFEVNVTQTSYQAEENHNITLEWMFTTRPDSSSTSLNIYCQLFTDQNDPVLYHVHKGDEVPESQDEQFAGRVQRDKDALREGRIRLHVSRLRTNDSGLYVCDVKTDDGDSSDRCHLNVTAAVDQPEPQKPTERPQPESRDRIGLYVGLTAAGLAVCAGLFVFRLCYNPDVREHAEEHELENMDAAE, from the exons ATGGAGGAGACAAGAGAGATAGAG GGGCAACATGATTTGGATCCTCGTCGTTCTGACCTCCTCTGTCTGCg GGAGAAGATGATCTGCAGGATCCTTCTGCTCATCAGCCTGACCTCCTGTGTCTCTG GAATATTTGAAGTGAACGTGACACAGACCTCCTATCAGGCAGAGGAGAACCACAACATCACACTGGAATGGATGTTTACAACCAGACCTGACAGTTCCTCCACCTCACTGAACATCTACTGTCAACTGTTCACTGATCAAAATGACCCAGTCCTGTATCATGTACATAAGGGTGATGAGGTCCCAGAGTCTCAGGATGAACAGTTTGCAGGACGAGTTCAGAGGGACAAAGACGCCCTCAGAGAAGGACGAATCAGACTCCATGTGTCCAGACTCAGGACTAATGACTCtggtctgtatgtgtgtgatgtgaaaacagaTGATGGTGACAGCTCTGACAGATGCCACCTCAATGTCACTG CAGCTGTTGATCAGCCAGAACCTCAGAAACCTACTGAGAGACCACAACCAGAGAGTCGGGACAGGATCGGCCTCTACGTTGGACTGACAGCAGCTGGACTCGCTGTCTGTGCTGGACTCTTTGTTTTTAGACTTTGTTATAATCCTGATGTGAGAGAACATGCAGAGGAACATGAGTTAGAGAACATGGATGCAGCAGAATAG
- the LOC134005933 gene encoding uncharacterized protein LOC134005933 isoform X2: MICRILLLISLTSCVSGIFEVNVTQTSYQAEENHNITLEWMFTTRPDSSSTSLNIYCQLFTDQNDPVLYHVHKGDEVPESQDEQFAGRVQRDKDALREGRIRLHVSRLRTNDSGLYVCDVKTDDGDSSDRCHLNVTAAVDQPEPQKPTERPQPESRDRIGLYVGLTAAGLAVCAGLFVFRLCYNPDVREHAEEHELENMDAAE, from the exons ATGATCTGCAGGATCCTTCTGCTCATCAGCCTGACCTCCTGTGTCTCTG GAATATTTGAAGTGAACGTGACACAGACCTCCTATCAGGCAGAGGAGAACCACAACATCACACTGGAATGGATGTTTACAACCAGACCTGACAGTTCCTCCACCTCACTGAACATCTACTGTCAACTGTTCACTGATCAAAATGACCCAGTCCTGTATCATGTACATAAGGGTGATGAGGTCCCAGAGTCTCAGGATGAACAGTTTGCAGGACGAGTTCAGAGGGACAAAGACGCCCTCAGAGAAGGACGAATCAGACTCCATGTGTCCAGACTCAGGACTAATGACTCtggtctgtatgtgtgtgatgtgaaaacagaTGATGGTGACAGCTCTGACAGATGCCACCTCAATGTCACTG CAGCTGTTGATCAGCCAGAACCTCAGAAACCTACTGAGAGACCACAACCAGAGAGTCGGGACAGGATCGGCCTCTACGTTGGACTGACAGCAGCTGGACTCGCTGTCTGTGCTGGACTCTTTGTTTTTAGACTTTGTTATAATCCTGATGTGAGAGAACATGCAGAGGAACATGAGTTAGAGAACATGGATGCAGCAGAATAG